A DNA window from Halopelagius inordinatus contains the following coding sequences:
- a CDS encoding DUF7521 family protein gives MTTDPTLAFAVVAAKTVTLVLGGLVTYVTWKAFRRTGRPALRALFVGFAVVTLGSLTAGVVDQLLAVDSDYALVVESVLTAVGFSVVAASLYVE, from the coding sequence ATGACGACGGACCCGACGCTGGCGTTCGCGGTGGTCGCCGCCAAGACGGTGACGCTCGTTCTCGGCGGTCTGGTGACGTACGTCACGTGGAAGGCGTTCCGTCGGACCGGAAGACCCGCGTTGCGGGCGCTTTTCGTCGGATTCGCCGTCGTCACTCTCGGGTCGCTGACGGCGGGCGTCGTCGACCAGTTGCTCGCCGTCGACTCCGACTACGCCCTCGTCGTCGAGAGCGTCCTGACCGCCGTCGGGTTTTCCGTGGTCGCCGCGTCGTTGTACGTCGAGTAA